A single genomic interval of SAR324 cluster bacterium harbors:
- a CDS encoding ABC-2 family transporter protein has protein sequence MINRITTTTQKWWQTMLVCWSNVYVYRINFLLQIIGPAIVFFFIKYSLWFSIFQGDFSREIGGYTLSSMLEYHLWTLVVSVIGLGNSGHELSQDIRMGRITSYFIYPFSLWEFHMAQFLAMQVVKIFTASLVIGLSFTFLDQIFTGFSWQACLNGWLMSMVVALFWFMVQYMIGLLAFWLEETWTFRVIIHTVTQFFSGAIIPLDLYPQWMRQALEYTPFPYLVYQPVHAFSGRAVDVGWSITILCFWILITSALTLWVWKRGVRLYTAAGM, from the coding sequence ATGATCAATAGAATAACAACCACAACGCAGAAATGGTGGCAAACCATGTTGGTCTGCTGGTCCAATGTCTATGTTTACAGGATCAATTTTCTCCTGCAAATTATTGGTCCGGCCATTGTCTTTTTTTTCATCAAATACAGTTTGTGGTTCAGCATTTTCCAGGGCGACTTTTCCCGGGAAATTGGAGGCTACACCCTTTCTTCCATGCTCGAATATCATTTGTGGACTCTGGTCGTTTCAGTCATTGGATTGGGCAACAGCGGCCATGAATTGTCCCAGGACATCCGTATGGGACGCATCACCAGTTATTTCATCTATCCGTTCAGTTTGTGGGAATTTCACATGGCCCAGTTTCTGGCAATGCAGGTCGTCAAAATATTTACCGCATCGTTGGTCATTGGCCTGAGTTTTACGTTTCTGGATCAGATTTTCACCGGATTTTCATGGCAGGCCTGTCTGAATGGCTGGTTGATGTCAATGGTCGTTGCGCTGTTCTGGTTCATGGTACAATACATGATTGGACTGCTGGCGTTCTGGTTGGAGGAAACCTGGACCTTCAGGGTGATTATTCACACCGTCACGCAGTTCTTTTCAGGGGCGATCATTCCGTTGGATCTGTATCCTCAATGGATGCGTCAGGCACTGGAATACACACCGTTTCCCTACCTTGTTTATCAACCGGTTCATGCTTTTTCCGGTCGTGCGGTCGATGTGGGCTGGAGCATCACCATTTTGTGCTTCTGGATCCTGATCACAAGTGCCCTGACACTTTGGGTCTGGAAACGAGGCGTCAGACTTTATACTGCGGCCGGGATGTAA
- a CDS encoding ABC-2 family transporter protein: MTNMWSRIRHYLSVYQVFIITSLSEAMSYRLHFVMLVLMDLLFYGATLMSADIIYDHVALIGNWRREQLLFFLSIMLMINQLHMTFVSENFWIFPIHLRTGTLDFILLKPIHPLFPSFFRYIRVGSFFNIFITLGIVIYYGKLVGLSWLSWVVLVPSIVMGFLLLSILEMTIACSMFWMLEGTGINFLRIELQQLSRWPDFIYGSVARRLLTWVIPVLMIGNPAAKFLMDVHDFIPMIFMGIMTALVWGFLNFFWQLGLRTYESASS, from the coding sequence ATGACAAATATGTGGAGCAGAATCCGACATTATTTATCGGTCTATCAGGTGTTTATTATCACCAGTCTGTCAGAAGCCATGAGCTATCGGTTGCATTTTGTCATGCTGGTGCTGATGGATTTGTTGTTCTATGGCGCAACCCTGATGTCTGCGGATATTATTTATGATCACGTTGCGCTCATTGGCAACTGGCGGCGGGAACAACTGCTGTTTTTTCTGTCGATCATGCTGATGATCAATCAGTTGCACATGACCTTTGTCAGTGAAAATTTCTGGATTTTCCCCATCCATCTACGCACCGGAACACTGGATTTTATTCTGCTGAAACCGATCCATCCCCTCTTCCCGAGTTTTTTCAGATATATCCGTGTTGGCAGTTTTTTTAATATTTTTATCACCTTGGGGATTGTGATTTATTATGGAAAACTGGTCGGTTTATCATGGCTCAGTTGGGTGGTTCTGGTGCCCTCAATCGTCATGGGATTTTTATTGCTCTCAATTCTGGAAATGACAATTGCGTGCAGTATGTTCTGGATGTTGGAAGGAACAGGGATTAATTTTCTGCGGATAGAGTTACAGCAACTTTCAAGATGGCCTGACTTCATCTATGGTTCAGTCGCGCGCCGATTACTCACGTGGGTGATCCCCGTTCTGATGATTGGAAACCCGGCAGCAAAATTTTTGATGGATGTTCATGATTTCATTCCTATGATTTTTATGGGAATCATGACAGCGTTGGTCTGGGGCTTTCTGAATTTTTTCTGGCAACTGGGACTTCGGACTTATGAGTCCGCTTCGAGTTGA
- the lspA gene encoding signal peptidase II — protein MTIQRSILIMALLLVLDEGVKILVRLYIPIGDVTVLLPNMLELTHVENPGVSFGFLAGLPSMIRIPLLSGMSILAIGGMVFYLYRYWIQLDLFTKSALILTIPGAMGNLVDRVIYGTVTDFLHFLWYGIPLIPTFVNNLADCFISLGVVLLIIGTFRGNDQAETSSV, from the coding sequence ATGACCATTCAGCGTTCAATTCTGATCATGGCATTGCTGCTGGTGCTGGACGAAGGTGTCAAAATTCTGGTGCGGCTCTACATCCCGATTGGTGATGTGACCGTGTTGCTGCCGAATATGCTGGAATTGACTCATGTGGAAAATCCGGGAGTCAGTTTTGGTTTTCTGGCGGGATTGCCTTCGATGATACGGATTCCCTTACTGTCAGGAATGTCCATCCTGGCCATCGGCGGAATGGTTTTTTACCTCTATCGCTACTGGATCCAGTTGGATCTGTTCACAAAAAGTGCGCTGATTCTGACGATTCCCGGAGCAATGGGTAATTTGGTGGACCGGGTGATTTATGGAACTGTCACGGATTTTCTTCATTTCCTGTGGTATGGAATTCCCCTGATTCCTACGTTTGTGAACAATCTGGCGGATTGCTTCATCAGTCTGGGCGTGGTTCTGCTGATCATTGGAACTTTCCGTGGCAATGATCAGGCTGAAACATCCAGTGTTTGA
- a CDS encoding histidine--tRNA ligase: MIDLQPVKGTRDFFPDDMRLRNWLFNLWRETAAMFGFEEYDSCVLESEELYIRKAGDEISDQLYNFEDKGGRKLSLRPEMTPTLARMIISQQKALSFPIKWFSVAQCFRYERMTKGRRREHFQWNMDIVGQDHIVAEAELLSALIKACSSMGLTTEHIRIFINDRRILNAILTNLSVADDQHPAILVILDKKDKLRPEDFRQLLKEASLSEDQISRLEEYLSTSDLHQLGEKLGENEGILNLKKLLSTMEMSGLAAYFQFDITIVRGLSYYTGTVFEMNTPSKNQRAICGGGRYDSLLSTYGGDVISSVGFGFGDVVILDMLKELNLLPQLGKKLDYMIVPFSWDEASLALKIANALTARGSKVECNFSMKKMKKVLQQANDLNVSKVLFLFPEELQKQQIVVKDMKTHDQQVLPLLAFLPSYSRGA, encoded by the coding sequence ATGATTGATCTGCAACCTGTTAAGGGAACAAGAGATTTTTTTCCTGACGACATGCGTTTACGCAACTGGCTGTTTAACTTGTGGCGAGAAACCGCCGCGATGTTTGGCTTTGAAGAGTATGATTCCTGTGTGCTGGAAAGCGAGGAATTGTATATTCGCAAGGCCGGAGATGAAATCAGCGATCAGTTGTATAATTTTGAAGACAAGGGCGGGCGAAAATTGAGTCTGAGACCAGAAATGACGCCAACCCTCGCCAGAATGATCATCAGCCAGCAGAAAGCTCTGTCATTTCCCATCAAATGGTTTTCTGTGGCTCAATGTTTTCGTTATGAACGCATGACCAAAGGTCGCCGACGTGAGCATTTTCAATGGAATATGGATATTGTCGGGCAGGATCACATTGTCGCGGAAGCCGAGTTGTTGTCCGCACTGATCAAGGCCTGTTCCAGCATGGGACTCACCACGGAACATATTCGGATATTCATCAATGATCGACGTATCCTGAACGCGATTTTGACCAATCTGTCTGTGGCTGACGATCAACATCCTGCCATCCTTGTGATTCTGGATAAGAAAGACAAACTCCGTCCGGAAGATTTTCGTCAATTGTTGAAAGAAGCATCTCTGTCTGAAGATCAGATTTCCAGATTGGAGGAATATCTGTCCACCTCAGATTTACATCAACTGGGTGAGAAACTGGGAGAGAATGAGGGAATCCTGAATCTTAAAAAACTTCTTTCCACCATGGAAATGTCCGGATTGGCCGCTTATTTCCAGTTCGATATCACCATTGTCAGAGGCTTGTCCTATTACACTGGAACCGTGTTTGAAATGAACACTCCTTCCAAAAACCAGCGGGCCATTTGCGGGGGCGGTCGTTATGATTCGTTGCTTTCCACGTATGGTGGGGATGTGATCTCGTCTGTGGGCTTCGGGTTTGGCGATGTGGTGATCCTGGACATGCTCAAGGAACTCAACCTGTTGCCTCAGCTTGGGAAAAAACTGGATTACATGATTGTTCCATTTTCATGGGATGAAGCATCGTTGGCACTGAAAATTGCCAATGCGCTCACTGCCAGAGGCAGCAAGGTAGAATGCAATTTCAGCATGAAAAAAATGAAAAAAGTTCTGCAACAGGCCAACGATCTCAATGTGTCCAAGGTTCTGTTTCTGTTTCCTGAAGAACTGCAAAAGCAACAGATTGTTGTCAAGGACATGAAAACTCATGATCAACAGGTACTTCCCCTGCTGGCTTTTTTACCTTCATATTCCAGGGGTGCATGA
- a CDS encoding uracil-DNA glycosylase produces the protein MPQVEDIHDLVELERLYCKCQQCPLGGTRINFVFGSGHVSPVILFLGEAPGADEDTQGLPFVGKAGQLLTKMIQVMGIDRPDVYIANVVKCRPPGNRVPASDEIAQCFPIIRRQIELLNPKVIVTLGNVPTHALIPDAPGITLARGSVLRYQNWNVIPTFHPSYLLRTPSAMELVWDDLKKVIELAFGTS, from the coding sequence ATGCCTCAAGTGGAAGATATTCATGATCTGGTTGAACTGGAACGTCTCTATTGCAAATGTCAGCAATGTCCCCTGGGAGGAACCCGGATTAATTTTGTGTTCGGTTCAGGTCATGTGTCTCCCGTAATTCTTTTCCTGGGTGAAGCGCCCGGCGCTGATGAAGACACTCAGGGTCTGCCCTTTGTCGGAAAAGCGGGACAACTTCTGACCAAAATGATTCAGGTGATGGGAATTGATCGTCCTGACGTGTATATCGCCAATGTGGTCAAGTGTCGCCCGCCCGGAAACCGGGTCCCGGCATCCGATGAAATTGCCCAATGTTTTCCTATCATCCGGCGTCAGATTGAATTGTTGAATCCCAAAGTCATCGTCACGCTGGGAAATGTTCCAACCCATGCCCTGATCCCGGACGCACCAGGCATCACCCTGGCTCGGGGATCCGTTTTGCGGTATCAAAACTGGAATGTGATTCCGACGTTTCATCCGTCCTATCTGTTACGCACGCCATCAGCGATGGAACTGGTCTGGGATGATCTTAAAAAAGTCATAGAACTTGCGTTTGGAACCTCCTGA